From the bacterium genome, the window CACGAGCGGATCAAGCTCGCCGCGCTCAAGCAGAACGACGCGATGCTGCAGTCCCCGAGCGTCTCGAACCTCGGCAAGGAGGTCTGGCGGGCCAAGGAGGCGAAGATCACGCAGGCCGAGGCGCCGCAGTGGGGCGATCAGCGCAAGCGCGGCATCGTCTGGGAGGCGCTGACCGCGGTGGCGCTGATGATGGCCGGCTCGGACATCCTGATCATGCGCCACCCCGAGGCGGCGAAGCTGGTGCGGCAGGCCATCGCCGGGCTCGCCTGAGGCGGCCCTGGCGCGGATTGACGACGCGGGGCCCGCAAGGCCGCGCAACACTCTCGAGAAAGAAGGGGTAAGACATGGCGCTCACAGGCATGCAGATCTTCAAGCATATGCCGAAGACCAACTGTGGCCAGTGCGGGGTCCCGACCTGCCTGGCCTTCGCGATGAAGCTCGCCTCCAGCAGCGCGTC encodes:
- a CDS encoding (Fe-S)-binding protein gives rise to the protein MALTGMQIFKHMPKTNCGQCGVPTCLAFAMKLASSSAS